In Acidimicrobiales bacterium, the sequence GGTCTAGTGGAGGTCGGCTCACAGGGTAGGTGACTATCGGGGTCGGAACAAGGCACCTAGCCCAGGTGGGGGAAGAAGACCTCCATCTCGCGCTTCGCGGACTCGGCGGAGTCAGAGCCGTGAACGAGGTTCTCGGTCACGCGCACCGCCAGATCTCCTCTGATCGTCCCTGGAGCTGCCTCCGCCGGGTTCGTCGCCCCCATCAGCGTCCTGACGACCCGCCAGACCTCGCCCGGTCCCTCCACCACCATGACGAGCGACGGTGAGCGACCGATGAAGGCGACGAGCTCGCCGTAGAAGGGCTTCTCCCGGTGCTCCGCGTAGTGGCGGGATGCCAGCTCGGCGTCGATCGTCCGCAGCTCGGCGGCGACGATCCGTAACCCCTTGTCCTCGAGCCGGCCCACGATCTCGCCGACGAGGCCTCGCTCGACAGCATCGGGCTTGCAGATGACGAGGGTGCGGTCCATCGGGAGGCGAGGCTAGCGGCGGCGGCCCGACCTCAACTGCCGCTACCGCCTGGGAGGAGGACGCTCCTGGCCGCACCCACCGTGTACAGCGACCCGGTGACCAGGAGCATCTCCTCGGGGGTCGCCCGAGCCAGTGCCAGCTCCACCCCGTCGGCGACCGAGGAGGCGACCTCGACCTCCAGGCCCATCTGGGCGGCGGCCGAGGCCACCTCGGCCGCGGGTTGGGCCCGAGGCGACGGCGGCGGGCAGGCGACGACCAGCACGATGTGGGAAGGGTCGAGCGCCTCGAGCATCTCGACCGGGTCCCGTCCCCCCAGGAGGCCGAGGACGACCACCCGGCGGTCGACTCCGGCGAACTCCTCGGCCAGCGTGGCCCCGGCCGCCCTGGCGCCCGCGGGATTGTGGGCCCCGTCGAGGAGGCAGAGCGGGCGCCGTCCCACGACCTCCATCCGACCGGGGTTGCGAACGCCACTCAGAGCGGCGCGAACCAGCTCGTCGGGAAGCGGACCGTCGAAGAAGGCCTCCGCCGCCGCCAGCGCCGCGGCGGCGTTGTCGCCCTGGTGGGCGCCGTGCAGGGGAAGGAAGACGTCCGGGTAGCGGCCGCCGAGCGTGCGCAGGTCGAGCAGCCGGCCGCCGTGGGCCAATCGGTTGGACTCGCAGGCGAAGTCCGATCCCCGCTGCCAGACCTCGCCGGCGGCGGCGCGCGTGAACACCGCAGCCAGGGCCGGGTCCGTCTCTCCCAGGACGAGCAAGCTGTCGGGCTTGACGATTCCCGCCTTCTCGGCGGCGATGTCGCCCAGGGTGGGACCGAGGATGCCGACGTGGTCGAGGCTCACGTTGGTCACGACAGCCACCTGTCCGTCGGCGACGTTCGTCGCGTCCCAGGTGCCACCGAGGCCGACTTCGACCACGGCCACGTCGACAGCGATATCGGCGAACCACCTGAAGGCGGCGGCGGTCACGATCTCGAACCACGTCGGCGGCCGCTCGAGTAGCGGCTCCAACGCGGCCACGGCGCCGAGGACCTCGGCCAGCTCGTCGTCGGCGATCGGCTCACCGTCGGCCGTCAGGCGCTCGTTGATCCGCTCGAGGTGGGGACTGGTGTAGGTCCCGACGCGCAAGCCCCGGGCACCGAGCAACGACGTCAGCATTCTGGCCGTCGAGCCTTTGCCGTTGGTGCCTGTCAGGTGAACGACGGGATAGGCCCGCTGCGGGTCGCCCATGACCTCGGTGAGGCGTCTCATGCGCTCGAGCGTGGGTGTGGCGTCGGCGCGGCCGCTCTCGATGGCTTCGAGATTGACGTGGCCGTCGAGCCATCCGAGGGCCTCTTCGAGCCGAGCGCTGACCCCGGCTCGCCCGATCACCCGGATCCGACCACCCGACGGGCACGGAACCGCCGTGCCTTGGAAGCCCGCTCTACGGCGTGCACCACGCGGGGCCGTGCCGCCTCCACCGCCTGTCCGACGCGGGGCCGTGCCGCCTCCACCGCGTGCTCGACGCGGGGCCGTGCCGCCTCTGCTGCCTGGGTCAGCGTCTCCAGAGC encodes:
- the ndk gene encoding nucleoside-diphosphate kinase translates to MDRTLVICKPDAVERGLVGEIVGRLEDKGLRIVAAELRTIDAELASRHYAEHREKPFYGELVAFIGRSPSLVMVVEGPGEVWRVVRTLMGATNPAEAAPGTIRGDLAVRVTENLVHGSDSAESAKREMEVFFPHLG
- a CDS encoding folylpolyglutamate synthase/dihydrofolate synthase family protein gives rise to the protein MIGRAGVSARLEEALGWLDGHVNLEAIESGRADATPTLERMRRLTEVMGDPQRAYPVVHLTGTNGKGSTARMLTSLLGARGLRVGTYTSPHLERINERLTADGEPIADDELAEVLGAVAALEPLLERPPTWFEIVTAAAFRWFADIAVDVAVVEVGLGGTWDATNVADGQVAVVTNVSLDHVGILGPTLGDIAAEKAGIVKPDSLLVLGETDPALAAVFTRAAAGEVWQRGSDFACESNRLAHGGRLLDLRTLGGRYPDVFLPLHGAHQGDNAAAALAAAEAFFDGPLPDELVRAALSGVRNPGRMEVVGRRPLCLLDGAHNPAGARAAGATLAEEFAGVDRRVVVLGLLGGRDPVEMLEALDPSHIVLVVACPPPSPRAQPAAEVASAAAQMGLEVEVASSVADGVELALARATPEEMLLVTGSLYTVGAARSVLLPGGSGS